Proteins co-encoded in one Agrobacterium cucumeris genomic window:
- a CDS encoding ABC transporter ATP-binding protein — protein MSTLMVENLTARHGLLEAVRGLSFSIAKGETLALVGANGAGKTTLMRTLAGAHAVHGGRIMLDGEDVTALPAHQRVRRGISLVPEGRRMFASMTVSENLKLGAMADRTGDWSIERIIEIFPNLKKRLDHKTGHLSGGEQQATAIGRALMSNPDILLLDEVSLGLSPLIVDRVYASLEGLIASGTTIILVEQDLTRAMSVADRVICMLEGKAVLEGRATDLTREQVTEAYFGLKRATAGRAHA, from the coding sequence ATGAGCACGCTCATGGTAGAAAATCTCACCGCCCGCCACGGCCTGCTCGAAGCGGTGCGCGGCCTTTCCTTCTCCATCGCCAAGGGCGAGACACTGGCGCTGGTCGGCGCCAATGGCGCGGGCAAGACGACGCTGATGCGCACGCTCGCCGGCGCCCACGCCGTGCATGGCGGCCGGATCATGCTTGACGGCGAGGACGTCACCGCGCTCCCCGCCCACCAGCGCGTCAGGCGCGGCATCTCGCTCGTACCCGAAGGCCGCCGAATGTTCGCCTCGATGACCGTGTCTGAGAACCTCAAGCTCGGCGCCATGGCCGACCGCACAGGTGACTGGTCTATCGAACGGATCATCGAGATCTTCCCGAACCTCAAGAAGCGCCTCGACCACAAGACCGGCCATCTTTCCGGCGGCGAACAGCAAGCGACCGCGATCGGCCGCGCGTTGATGAGCAACCCGGACATCCTGTTACTCGACGAAGTCTCGCTCGGCCTCTCACCGCTCATCGTCGATCGCGTCTATGCCTCGCTCGAAGGGCTGATCGCATCCGGCACCACGATCATCCTGGTCGAACAGGATCTGACGCGCGCGATGAGTGTGGCAGACCGGGTGATCTGCATGCTGGAAGGCAAGGCCGTGCTCGAAGGAAGGGCGACGGATTTGACGAGGGAGCAGGTGACGGAGGCCTATTTCGGGCTCAAGCGAGCCACGGCCGGGAGGGCTCACGCATGA
- a CDS encoding ABC transporter ATP-binding protein, with protein sequence MLVESGKGTSESRFSASGITKRFGALPVLENVDFSMDMGESVGIVGPNGAGKTTLLATLSGAYPPSAGSVMFAGRDVTKLPAAERCKLGLVRTHQVPKPFSGMTTFENVYVAAAHGNVQSRDEAYERVIDSLTLCGMLAVANRRAETLGLLDRKRLELARALATGPKVILLDEIGGGLTDSEAQELVHAIQELRRRGIGVVWIEHIVHVLLQVVDRLICMDAGRIIADGEPKAVMTDPEVIRAYLGGGPK encoded by the coding sequence ATGCTGGTGGAAAGCGGAAAAGGAACCAGCGAGAGTCGGTTCTCGGCGAGCGGCATCACCAAGCGCTTCGGCGCTTTACCAGTGCTGGAAAATGTCGATTTCTCGATGGACATGGGCGAGTCCGTGGGCATTGTCGGACCGAATGGCGCCGGTAAAACCACGCTGCTCGCAACACTCTCTGGTGCCTATCCGCCGAGTGCGGGATCGGTGATGTTCGCAGGACGCGACGTCACCAAGCTCCCGGCGGCCGAGCGCTGCAAGCTTGGGCTCGTGCGCACGCATCAGGTGCCCAAACCCTTCTCCGGCATGACAACATTCGAGAATGTCTATGTCGCGGCCGCGCATGGCAACGTGCAGAGTCGCGACGAGGCCTATGAGCGGGTCATCGACTCGCTGACGCTCTGCGGCATGCTCGCTGTGGCCAACCGCCGCGCCGAAACACTCGGCCTGCTCGACCGCAAGCGGTTGGAACTGGCGCGGGCGCTCGCGACCGGACCCAAAGTCATTCTGCTCGACGAGATCGGCGGCGGGCTGACCGATTCCGAGGCACAGGAGCTGGTCCATGCCATCCAGGAACTGCGCCGCCGCGGCATCGGCGTGGTCTGGATCGAGCACATCGTCCATGTGCTGCTGCAGGTGGTCGACCGGCTGATCTGCATGGATGCCGGCCGCATCATCGCGGATGGCGAACCGAAGGCTGTCATGACCGACCCGGAAGTCATTCGCGCCTATCTCGGGGGCGGCCCGAAATGA
- a CDS encoding ABC transporter substrate-binding protein translates to MKKGMTRRELMATTGATAAALALGVRPAFAADTLKVGFISPRTGPLGSFGETDGYVLELVRKAIGDGIEISGKKYAVEILDQDTQSDPSRAGQLAKDLINNQGIDIMLAVSTPETINPVADACEAAGVPCLSTVMPWEAWYFGRGAQPGAPSPFKWSYHFGFGVGEFHKTYVSQWNLIETNKKVGVMYPNDADGNAIRANLAPLLQKDGFTIVDPGAYETGTTDFSSQIALFKQEGVEIINTFPIPPDFATFWRQAAQQGLHRQVKIIQVAKTGLFPSGVEALGNLGVNLGSAAYWHKAFPYKSSIAGVSGPELADGYEASSGKQWTQQLGATLSLFDAGFDALKKTTDPKSKDAIVKSIATLNTVTIAGKVDFTSGPVPNVSPGPIIGTQWVKAADGSKFPLDYVVTENATDPNVPVVAKLLPYNG, encoded by the coding sequence ATGAAGAAGGGTATGACACGGCGCGAACTCATGGCGACAACAGGCGCCACAGCCGCGGCACTGGCACTCGGCGTGCGTCCGGCCTTTGCGGCCGATACGCTCAAGGTCGGGTTCATCAGCCCGCGCACCGGTCCACTTGGCAGTTTCGGAGAGACAGACGGCTACGTTCTCGAGTTGGTCCGCAAGGCGATAGGCGACGGCATCGAGATCAGCGGCAAGAAATACGCAGTGGAGATCCTCGACCAGGATACCCAGTCAGATCCATCCCGTGCCGGCCAACTCGCTAAGGACCTGATCAACAACCAGGGCATCGACATAATGCTGGCCGTCTCGACGCCCGAGACGATCAACCCGGTGGCCGATGCCTGCGAGGCCGCCGGCGTGCCGTGCCTGTCGACCGTCATGCCTTGGGAAGCCTGGTATTTCGGCCGCGGCGCCCAGCCCGGCGCACCGTCACCCTTCAAATGGAGCTACCATTTCGGCTTTGGCGTCGGTGAATTCCACAAGACCTATGTGTCGCAATGGAACCTGATCGAGACCAACAAGAAGGTCGGCGTCATGTATCCGAATGATGCCGACGGCAATGCGATCCGCGCCAATCTCGCGCCTCTGTTGCAGAAGGACGGCTTCACCATTGTCGACCCCGGCGCCTACGAGACCGGCACGACCGATTTCTCCAGCCAGATCGCGCTCTTCAAGCAGGAAGGCGTCGAGATCATCAACACCTTCCCGATTCCCCCGGACTTTGCCACCTTCTGGCGCCAGGCGGCGCAGCAGGGCCTGCATCGCCAGGTCAAGATCATTCAGGTGGCCAAGACCGGCCTCTTCCCCTCCGGCGTCGAGGCGCTCGGCAATCTCGGCGTCAATCTCGGCAGTGCCGCCTACTGGCACAAGGCCTTCCCCTACAAGTCCTCGATCGCGGGTGTCAGCGGCCCTGAACTTGCAGATGGCTACGAGGCCTCGTCGGGCAAGCAATGGACCCAGCAGCTCGGCGCGACGCTGTCGCTCTTCGATGCCGGCTTCGATGCGCTGAAGAAGACGACCGACCCGAAGAGCAAGGATGCCATCGTGAAATCCATTGCGACACTCAACACGGTCACAATCGCGGGCAAGGTCGACTTCACTTCCGGTCCGGTCCCCAATGTCTCGCCCGGCCCGATCATCGGCACGCAATGGGTCAAAGCGGCCGATGGCTCCAAATTCCCGCTCGACTATGTCGTGACGGAGAATGCGACCGATCCCAACGTCCCGGTCGTAGCCAAGCTGCTGCCCTACAACGGATAA
- a CDS encoding aldehyde dehydrogenase, with translation MVLTSNPVIIENRRDRSAVASPRLVNLLIGGRDVPASGSATFERFSPVSGDLVAVSAAATLEDSVAAADAAAAAFPGWSQSSPGHRRKLLERAADLLLARAPDFTAAMMAETGATREWSGFNVELGARIFQEAAAATTQVSGAIIPTDIPGKTSFAYRQPAGVCLAIAPWNAPVILGVRSIAIALACGNTVVLKSSELCPATHRLIGDVLQEAGFPAGVINIISNAPADASAIMEKLIGHPVIRRINFTGSTRVGRIIAQTAAKHLKRCLLELGGKAAFIVLDDADLDEAVKAAAFGAYFNQGQICMSTERIIVMDDIADAFVEKFLAKARSLRAGDPTRGELPLGSLVTAESARRVRGLIDDAVAKGALLLTGGENHDAMMDAAVIDHVTRPMRLYREESFGPVAAIIRVGSVDEAVTVANDCEYGLSGAVFGRDLGRAFEVAKRIESGICHINSATVADEPQIPFGGVKASGYGKFGGPAALDEFTELRWITISSGKGEYPI, from the coding sequence ATGGTCCTGACAAGCAATCCTGTCATCATCGAAAATCGGCGCGACCGTTCAGCGGTGGCCTCACCGCGGCTCGTGAACCTGCTGATTGGCGGTCGAGATGTCCCCGCTTCCGGTTCCGCGACTTTCGAGCGTTTCAGTCCCGTCTCCGGCGACCTTGTCGCCGTCTCGGCCGCAGCGACTCTGGAAGATTCGGTGGCCGCGGCCGATGCCGCCGCCGCAGCCTTTCCCGGCTGGTCGCAATCGAGCCCCGGCCATCGCCGCAAGCTTCTCGAACGCGCGGCTGACTTGCTGCTTGCGCGTGCGCCGGATTTCACTGCAGCCATGATGGCCGAGACCGGCGCCACGCGCGAGTGGAGCGGCTTCAATGTCGAACTGGGAGCCAGGATCTTCCAGGAGGCGGCGGCCGCAACGACGCAAGTCAGCGGCGCAATTATCCCCACCGACATTCCCGGCAAGACCTCCTTCGCCTATCGTCAGCCGGCTGGCGTTTGCCTCGCGATCGCGCCGTGGAATGCACCGGTCATCCTCGGTGTCCGCTCGATCGCAATCGCGCTTGCCTGTGGCAATACGGTGGTGCTGAAATCATCCGAACTTTGCCCGGCGACCCATCGTCTGATCGGCGACGTCCTGCAGGAGGCGGGCTTCCCGGCAGGGGTTATCAACATCATCTCCAACGCGCCGGCCGACGCCTCAGCGATCATGGAAAAGCTGATCGGTCACCCCGTCATACGCCGTATCAACTTCACCGGCTCGACCCGTGTCGGTCGGATCATCGCCCAGACGGCCGCCAAGCATCTCAAACGTTGCTTGTTGGAACTCGGCGGCAAAGCGGCCTTCATCGTCCTCGACGACGCGGACCTCGACGAGGCGGTGAAGGCCGCAGCCTTCGGTGCCTATTTCAACCAGGGCCAGATCTGCATGTCGACGGAGCGGATTATCGTCATGGACGACATCGCCGATGCCTTCGTCGAGAAATTCCTCGCCAAGGCGAGAAGCCTGCGGGCCGGCGATCCGACACGGGGTGAGTTGCCGCTCGGCAGCCTTGTCACCGCCGAATCCGCCCGCCGCGTGCGGGGCCTGATCGATGACGCTGTTGCCAAGGGAGCCTTGTTGCTGACTGGCGGCGAGAACCATGACGCGATGATGGACGCCGCCGTGATCGACCACGTCACCCGCCCGATGCGGCTCTATCGCGAAGAGAGTTTTGGGCCGGTCGCCGCGATCATCCGCGTCGGCTCGGTCGATGAGGCCGTGACGGTCGCCAACGACTGCGAATATGGCCTGTCGGGCGCCGTTTTCGGCCGAGACCTCGGCCGCGCCTTCGAGGTCGCCAAGCGCATCGAGTCGGGCATCTGCCACATCAATTCGGCCACCGTCGCCGACGAACCGCAGATCCCCTTCGGCGGGGTGAAGGCCAGCGGCTACGGCAAATTCGGGGGCCCGGCAGCACTCGACGAATTCACGGAACTCCGCTGGATCACGATATCCAGCGGCAAGGGAGAGTATCCGATCTGA
- a CDS encoding helix-turn-helix domain-containing protein yields MHVESAIHHDARGEAIEAAIQPRLIRIGRPPQRWFHHALLLVNGSIRLSRDDGAAPISGPAIAFFPPSEGEMITIGAGSRGYLVGMSPEIISEAIGDHAESAALRVFSGSVSFNDALQPTTVREIIPLFEGVVTELAEEGRSSRMVIAAFTRLILMAAWRLTRGADVAEERRASSGLILQRFRQSVEIGFRRHRSIADYAYELGISADRLHAICQRMLSRSPLQLVHDRVVQEAKLRLERSARSVQEISYGLGFRDPANFSHFFKRHAGLSPARYRALSVSEAQRLTIPTSSDYHDWP; encoded by the coding sequence ATGCACGTCGAGTCCGCCATCCATCACGATGCCCGCGGCGAGGCAATCGAGGCGGCCATCCAGCCGCGCTTGATCCGCATCGGCCGGCCGCCACAGCGCTGGTTCCACCATGCGCTGTTGCTAGTGAATGGTTCGATCCGCCTGTCGCGTGATGACGGCGCAGCGCCAATTTCAGGTCCGGCCATTGCCTTCTTCCCACCCAGCGAGGGTGAAATGATCACGATCGGCGCAGGCAGCCGCGGTTATCTCGTCGGCATGTCGCCGGAGATCATCAGTGAGGCGATCGGCGACCATGCCGAGTCCGCAGCGCTTCGCGTCTTTTCCGGTAGCGTCTCATTCAATGACGCCCTGCAGCCGACAACGGTTCGAGAGATCATTCCCCTGTTTGAAGGCGTAGTCACAGAACTCGCAGAGGAAGGGCGTTCGTCGCGAATGGTGATAGCCGCCTTTACGCGGCTCATCCTGATGGCCGCGTGGCGGCTGACGCGTGGCGCCGATGTCGCGGAGGAGCGCCGCGCGAGTTCTGGATTGATCCTGCAGCGGTTCCGACAATCGGTAGAAATCGGTTTCCGCCGCCACCGTTCCATTGCCGACTATGCCTACGAACTCGGAATCAGCGCCGACCGGTTACACGCGATCTGCCAGCGCATGCTGTCGCGTTCGCCGCTCCAACTGGTGCATGACCGCGTGGTGCAGGAGGCCAAACTGCGCCTCGAGCGCTCGGCCCGCAGCGTGCAGGAGATTTCTTATGGGCTCGGCTTCCGAGATCCCGCCAATTTTAGCCACTTTTTCAAGCGTCATGCAGGGCTTTCGCCTGCGCGATACCGCGCCCTCTCCGTGAGCGAGGCCCAAAGGCTCACCATCCCGACGTCGTCTGACTATCACGACTGGCCGTAG
- a CDS encoding Rrf2 family transcriptional regulator produces the protein MNTRFSVATHILTFLQCQQGSPASSELIASSVNTNPTLIRRLLLQLANAGLTTSQMGSGGGALLARSGSSITLLDVHRAIDEEFVAFPLHQEPNHQCPVGRNINKVLRGRLAEVQTAIELELSRTTIADLATDILAINLAC, from the coding sequence ATGAATACCCGCTTCTCAGTTGCCACGCATATCCTGACTTTTCTTCAGTGCCAGCAGGGGTCTCCCGCATCTTCCGAACTCATAGCATCAAGCGTCAACACCAACCCGACGCTCATCCGACGGCTCCTTTTACAACTGGCCAACGCCGGGTTGACAACCTCTCAGATGGGAAGCGGTGGGGGCGCATTGCTGGCGCGGTCGGGTTCCTCGATCACGTTGCTCGACGTTCATCGCGCAATCGACGAAGAGTTCGTGGCTTTTCCACTGCATCAGGAACCGAACCATCAATGTCCGGTTGGCCGGAACATTAACAAAGTTCTGCGCGGTCGCCTTGCGGAGGTCCAAACCGCGATTGAACTCGAACTCTCGCGCACGACCATCGCTGATCTCGCCACCGATATTTTAGCGATCAATTTAGCCTGCTGA
- a CDS encoding nuclear transport factor 2 family protein yields MKTKLPRRVVLAMAAFLPLGANLAVTSTHATESNMTTQEKQVFDLLKAIETGAAEPVGVINPEKYIQHNLGAADGLKGFGDLLAALPKGAAKVSTVRVFQDGDFVFAHSDYDFFGPKIGFDIFRFEDGKIVEHWDNLQQTAGPNQSGRTMIDGPTEARDLDKTEANKTLVASFVDEILVNGRTQKLSDYFDGDNYVQHNPQIGDGLSGLGAALKAMADAGITMKYDRVYKVLGKGDFVLTVSEGTFAGKLTSFYDLFRVQNGKIAEHWDTIETIPAKAEWKNQNGKF; encoded by the coding sequence ATGAAAACCAAACTCCCGCGCCGCGTTGTGCTTGCGATGGCGGCGTTTCTCCCCCTCGGAGCGAACCTGGCGGTTACCTCCACTCATGCAACGGAGAGCAATATGACCACGCAGGAAAAACAGGTCTTTGACCTTCTCAAGGCGATCGAAACCGGCGCGGCCGAGCCAGTCGGCGTGATCAATCCGGAGAAGTACATCCAGCATAATCTCGGAGCAGCCGACGGCTTGAAAGGCTTTGGCGATCTGCTTGCTGCTCTTCCCAAGGGGGCGGCCAAAGTGAGCACAGTGCGCGTGTTCCAGGACGGTGATTTCGTTTTCGCCCATAGCGATTATGATTTCTTCGGACCGAAGATTGGGTTTGATATCTTCCGCTTCGAAGACGGCAAAATCGTTGAACACTGGGACAATCTCCAGCAGACGGCAGGCCCCAATCAGAGCGGCCGTACAATGATCGACGGACCCACGGAAGCCAGGGATCTCGATAAGACGGAGGCCAACAAGACCTTGGTTGCGTCTTTCGTCGACGAAATTCTCGTCAACGGCCGTACGCAGAAGCTGAGCGATTATTTCGACGGCGACAACTACGTGCAGCACAATCCGCAGATCGGTGACGGCCTGTCGGGGCTGGGTGCAGCTCTGAAGGCAATGGCAGACGCCGGCATCACCATGAAGTACGACCGGGTCTATAAGGTTCTGGGAAAAGGCGATTTCGTTTTGACGGTCAGCGAAGGCACATTTGCCGGTAAGCTGACGTCATTTTACGACTTGTTCCGGGTCCAGAACGGCAAGATCGCTGAGCATTGGGACACGATCGAAACCATTCCGGCCAAGGCCGAGTGGAAGAATCAAAACGGTAAGTTCTGA
- a CDS encoding helix-turn-helix domain-containing protein, translated as MRNCSRDSFLRNFSSPVIEAPCTWKTFFARSIPIIVPIVIFAVLPSRWISPTILQQELSGGKSGNHSIYSNLRQRLRLSRALAMLSDGFPVQTVSHKLGYSTNSAFIAMFQAATGATPNAFRGLARDEDETSN; from the coding sequence TTGCGGAACTGTAGCCGAGATAGCTTCCTGCGGAACTTTAGCTCCCCGGTCATTGAGGCTCCATGCACCTGGAAAACGTTCTTCGCCAGGTCGATCCCGATCATTGTCCCTATTGTCATCTTCGCCGTCCTTCCGTCCCGTTGGATTAGCCCGACGATCCTCCAACAGGAGTTGTCGGGTGGGAAGAGCGGCAACCACTCCATCTATTCAAACCTTCGGCAGCGGCTTCGCCTCTCCCGGGCGCTTGCCATGCTTTCGGATGGCTTTCCCGTGCAAACCGTCTCCCACAAGCTCGGCTACAGCACAAACTCTGCCTTCATTGCCATGTTTCAGGCGGCTACCGGGGCAACCCCCAACGCTTTTCGAGGCCTGGCGCGGGACGAAGACGAAACTTCAAACTGA
- a CDS encoding site-specific integrase, whose translation MPYIRHELIAALNSSLISQRYSPVVVRNYCTYASGFLDYLGQRGILVADVIDVQVEQYLRHAIVKFEKERGRRPGARWHEVPRSGIHALLRLAHGQWPPAIEPICAADVARFAVCDEYEIWLREERGLARSSVAALMWEARNFLAWQIDYGSGGLAGLSVVDVDRYMDLRAPKLTRCSLKSVAERLRSLLRYLHITGRVTTDLSGHVIAPTLYAYEGVPSILERDQIAAVLETARADKTPAGLRDHAILQLLATYGLRSGEIRNLRIEDIDWRTEAIHVRHHKTRASTSLPLMEPVGEALLAYLRSGRPVTDAREIFLRTRAPYRKLDKLYSVVRRWLRDAGVQPPGKCGPHIFRHARAVEMLRVAVPQKVIGDVLGHRSTGSTAPYLKLATEDLRAIALDVPGMEVLA comes from the coding sequence ATGCCCTATATCCGTCACGAACTAATTGCCGCACTCAATTCCTCCCTTATCAGTCAGCGATACAGCCCGGTCGTGGTGAGGAATTACTGCACCTACGCATCTGGATTTCTCGATTATCTGGGACAGCGGGGCATCCTGGTCGCAGACGTGATCGACGTGCAGGTAGAGCAATACCTGCGGCACGCGATCGTAAAGTTCGAAAAGGAGCGTGGTCGACGTCCCGGCGCACGCTGGCACGAGGTTCCGCGCTCCGGAATTCATGCGCTGTTGCGACTTGCTCACGGTCAATGGCCGCCAGCAATCGAGCCTATCTGCGCGGCCGATGTGGCCCGATTTGCAGTTTGTGACGAATACGAAATCTGGCTGCGTGAGGAACGCGGGTTGGCTCGCTCCAGCGTCGCAGCGCTGATGTGGGAAGCCCGGAACTTTCTTGCCTGGCAGATCGATTACGGAAGCGGCGGCTTGGCGGGGCTGAGCGTCGTTGACGTAGACCGTTACATGGATCTGCGCGCGCCGAAACTGACGCGCTGCTCGCTGAAGTCTGTCGCAGAGCGGCTTCGCTCGCTGCTGCGATATCTCCACATCACGGGTCGCGTCACAACGGACCTGTCAGGGCATGTGATAGCTCCGACGCTTTATGCATATGAAGGAGTGCCCTCAATCCTGGAGCGAGACCAGATCGCCGCGGTGCTGGAAACCGCGAGGGCGGACAAGACGCCAGCGGGGCTGCGGGACCATGCAATCCTGCAACTCCTTGCAACATATGGGCTACGGTCTGGAGAGATCCGCAATCTGCGGATCGAGGACATCGACTGGCGGACGGAAGCCATCCATGTTCGCCACCACAAGACGCGGGCCAGCACATCGCTGCCCCTGATGGAGCCGGTCGGTGAAGCGTTGCTTGCTTATCTGCGTTCCGGGCGGCCCGTGACGGACGCCAGGGAAATCTTCCTCCGCACGCGCGCGCCCTATCGCAAGCTCGACAAGCTTTACAGCGTGGTTCGCCGGTGGCTCCGTGACGCTGGTGTCCAACCGCCTGGTAAGTGTGGACCCCATATCTTCCGCCATGCGCGCGCTGTTGAGATGTTGCGGGTCGCGGTGCCTCAAAAGGTCATCGGCGACGTGCTGGGGCACCGTTCGACGGGATCGACGGCTCCCTACCTCAAGCTCGCCACCGAGGACCTCAGGGCCATTGCGCTTGACGTGCCGGGAATGGAGGTGCTGGCATGA
- a CDS encoding tyrosine-type recombinase/integrase, with product MTARWPDPDRAIIDRHVAILDLHSMKSRACYRQVLHGFQDVAERYDALGQEVLIAWLRKSAECWAATTRLHRTRIIDRFLERLVEIGAIERNPVTALRDACNIKQCMPIWRALASRDPEQALAELRQPRPFGSVLGEMMAEHVAMMRRRGYKYTSQPLLLLRFDRFLQLHPGPEAEPLSAMVDRWAATNVTRHQVEECEKLKRVFAKILRHRDPSIPVRRPDPRPRKEAARQWRKAHIYSPADVRRMLEVARTYPSPRVPLRPLSMYTMLLLAYCAGLRRGELARLDLGDVDLRDGTVTVRQTKFFKTRILPLPDSVVVELRAYVDARRRAGGSQDARSGLFWHERGDGHYTPEMITWLLSDVIRRAGLKPLRGKAGPRVHDLRHSMVVNRILEWYRTGINPQDRLPFLATYLGHRDINSTLVYITVTQELLHYANERFRAVGAPCLSMGQEMRP from the coding sequence ATGACCGCCCGCTGGCCCGATCCCGACCGCGCGATCATTGACCGCCATGTCGCGATCCTTGATCTGCACAGCATGAAAAGCCGAGCCTGTTATCGGCAGGTCCTGCATGGCTTCCAGGATGTGGCCGAACGTTACGATGCACTCGGTCAGGAAGTGCTGATTGCGTGGCTGCGTAAATCGGCCGAATGCTGGGCAGCGACGACGCGGCTACACCGCACCCGCATCATTGACCGGTTCCTCGAACGCCTGGTGGAAATCGGCGCGATCGAACGCAATCCCGTCACCGCTCTGCGAGATGCGTGCAATATCAAGCAGTGCATGCCCATCTGGCGGGCATTGGCGTCGCGGGATCCGGAACAGGCTCTCGCCGAACTGCGCCAGCCCAGGCCGTTCGGCAGCGTGCTGGGCGAAATGATGGCTGAGCATGTCGCGATGATGCGGCGCAGAGGATACAAATACACTTCGCAGCCCCTGTTGCTCTTGCGGTTCGACCGGTTCCTGCAGCTGCATCCGGGACCGGAGGCCGAACCGCTGAGCGCCATGGTTGATCGATGGGCGGCAACGAATGTCACGCGTCACCAAGTGGAGGAATGCGAAAAGCTCAAACGCGTCTTTGCGAAAATCCTTCGTCACCGCGACCCGTCGATACCTGTGCGGCGACCGGACCCGAGACCGAGGAAGGAGGCGGCCAGGCAATGGCGAAAGGCTCATATCTACTCGCCTGCCGACGTGCGGCGGATGCTCGAGGTTGCCCGCACCTATCCGTCTCCACGGGTGCCGCTTCGGCCGCTGAGCATGTACACAATGCTGCTGCTGGCCTATTGCGCAGGCTTGCGGCGCGGCGAGCTTGCCCGGCTCGATCTTGGTGACGTTGACCTGCGGGACGGTACGGTAACCGTCCGGCAGACCAAGTTCTTCAAGACTCGGATACTGCCGCTTCCCGACAGCGTTGTAGTCGAGCTTCGCGCCTACGTCGATGCACGGCGTCGTGCCGGTGGATCACAGGACGCGCGCTCCGGCTTGTTCTGGCACGAGCGAGGCGACGGTCACTACACGCCGGAAATGATCACGTGGTTGCTCTCTGACGTCATACGTCGCGCTGGGTTGAAGCCATTGCGAGGAAAAGCGGGCCCTCGCGTTCATGACCTGCGCCACTCGATGGTCGTGAACAGAATCCTGGAATGGTACCGGACGGGCATCAACCCGCAGGATCGCCTGCCGTTCCTCGCGACCTATCTCGGCCATAGGGATATCAACTCTACATTGGTCTACATCACCGTCACGCAGGAGCTGCTGCATTACGCGAATGAGCGGTTCCGGGCAGTTGGCGCACCGTGCCTCAGCATGGGGCAGGAGATGCGGCCATGA
- a CDS encoding site-specific integrase, with protein MSKVDRFPALLRAFFYEWLVEQRNASIHTVRSYRDTWRLLLRFVAQRTGKKVAMITLADLAASEVAAFLSHAEHDRGGTIGTRNCRLAAIRSFFHFVATRDPGSIAQCVEILNIPIKRAPVSEPSYLDPAEVTAILAQPDRSTIEGMRDHALLSFLYNSGARIQEALDLCPEAIRFESPSCVRLTGKGRKERICPLWPETVMLLRKLLERQPRAPDQRLFVNRYGEPLSASGVRFKLAAYVKAAAETMPTLRAKHVTPHAFRHATAVHLISAGVDITVIRSWLGHVSLDTTNHYARANLETKRKALEKVAVPATPGSQPSWKRDASVLAWLDTL; from the coding sequence ATGAGCAAGGTTGACCGGTTCCCGGCCCTGCTGCGCGCGTTCTTCTACGAATGGCTGGTCGAGCAGCGCAACGCATCCATCCATACAGTCCGATCATACCGCGATACCTGGCGGTTGTTGCTCCGGTTCGTCGCCCAGCGTACTGGGAAGAAGGTGGCTATGATCACGCTGGCCGATCTGGCCGCCAGCGAGGTCGCCGCGTTCCTCAGTCACGCCGAACATGACCGTGGCGGTACGATCGGCACGCGCAACTGCCGGCTTGCGGCGATCCGCAGCTTCTTCCACTTCGTGGCCACAAGGGATCCTGGATCGATCGCGCAATGCGTGGAAATCCTCAACATACCGATCAAGCGCGCTCCGGTGTCGGAACCGAGCTATCTGGATCCGGCGGAAGTGACGGCGATCCTCGCTCAGCCAGATCGTTCGACCATTGAGGGCATGCGGGATCATGCGCTGCTCTCGTTCCTCTACAACAGCGGCGCACGAATACAGGAAGCGCTCGACCTTTGCCCAGAAGCAATCCGGTTCGAAAGCCCGAGTTGCGTGCGTTTGACCGGTAAGGGACGGAAGGAACGTATCTGTCCGCTCTGGCCAGAAACCGTGATGTTGCTGCGGAAACTGCTTGAACGGCAACCACGGGCGCCCGACCAGCGGCTGTTCGTCAACCGCTATGGCGAGCCGCTCAGCGCCTCCGGGGTCCGGTTCAAGCTCGCCGCCTACGTGAAGGCGGCGGCCGAAACCATGCCAACGCTGCGTGCCAAGCACGTAACGCCACACGCCTTCCGGCACGCCACCGCCGTGCACCTCATCTCGGCCGGCGTCGACATTACGGTCATCCGAAGCTGGCTCGGTCATGTCAGCCTCGACACGACCAACCACTATGCCAGGGCCAATCTGGAAACGAAGCGGAAAGCCCTGGAAAAGGTCGCCGTTCCAGCCACACCCGGCAGCCAGCCATCCTGGAAGCGCGATGCCAGCGTGCTCGCCTGGCTCGACACACTCTGA